The Euphorbia lathyris chromosome 2, ddEupLath1.1, whole genome shotgun sequence genome includes a window with the following:
- the LOC136217946 gene encoding uncharacterized protein, producing the protein MTKRRGSSRFTVDEAVDFLNHLYDEKPLLPLLIPLILIFWAIERWIFSLSNWVLVVVAVWATIQYCSYQRQRVVEDLNNKWKRVVISTLPTTPLEHCEWLNKLFLEVWLNYVNPKLSLRFSSIVEKRLKQRKSKLIERIELEEFSLGSSPPYLGRQGTRWSTSGDQRFMHIGFDWETSDLRIMLLAKLAKPMGTARIVVNSLTIKGDLLLIPVLDGSAILYSFVSTPEVRIGIAFGSGGSQSLPATELPGVSSWLVKILTDTIVKTMVEPRRRCFSLPAVELRKKAVGGVIHVTVISACKLSRGSFKGSPSRRQQSLSDKDSSEEQLDDKELQTFVEVELEQLTRKTDTRQGSSPRWNSIFNMVLHEDTGTLRFNLYNCTPGSVKFDYLASCEIKVKYVADDSTMFWAIGPNLGVIADRAEICGKEVELVVPFEGSNSGELTVRLVLKEWQFSDGSHSFNKFPVSSLQSINGSSNSFPRTGRKINVIVVEGKDLTGKERSGKCNPYVKLQYGKVLQKTRTAHACIWNQKFELDEIGGGEYLKIKCFNEEVFGDDSIGSARVNMEGLVDGSIRDVWVPLENVTSGELRLQIEAFRADDYDGSKGSTAGGSNNGWIELVIIEGKDLIAADIRGTSDPYVRVQYGNLKKRTKIMYKTLNPKWNQTLEFPDDGGPLMLHVKDHNALLPTSSIGDCTVEYQRLPPNQMSDKWIPLQGVKRGEIHIQITRRVPEVHRRHSLDTEPSFTKSHQFAGQARGMISKFQSLIEDGDLESLSEALSEMESLEDMQEDYMLQLETEQALLLDKIKELGQEIFSSSTPLSRRSSVI; encoded by the exons ATGACAAAAAGAAGGGGGAGCTCTCGTTTCACCGTTGATGAAGCTGTGGATTTTCTTAATCATCTCTATGATGAGAAGCCTCTTCTGCCATTATTAAttcctttaattttgattttttgggCCATTGAGAGATGGATTTTCTCTCTTTCCAATTGGGTTcttgttgttgttgctgtttgggCTACTATTCAG TATTGCAGTTATCAACGTCAAAGAGTTGTGGAAGACCTGAACAATAAATGGAAGCGAGTTGTTATTAGCACCTTG CCAACAACACCATTGGAACATTGTGAGTGGCTGAACAAGCTGTTTCTGGAAGTCTGGCTTAACTATGTAAATCCAAAACTTTCCCTAAGGTTTTCTTCAATTGTTGAG AAACGTTTAAAGCAGCGGAAGTCGAAGCTTATA GAAAGAATTGAATTAGAGGAGTTTTCTCTAGGCTCATCCCCCCCTTACTTGGGTCGTCAAGGCACTCGCTGGTCAACTTCTGGTGATCAG cGGTTTATGCATATTGGTTTTGATTGGGAGACCAGTGACTTGCGGATAATGTTGCTTGCTAAGCTGGCGAAGCCAATGGGAACTGCTCGGATTGTTGTTAATAGCCTCACTATCAAGGGTGAT CTTCTTCTTATACCTGTGTTGGATGGAAGCGCAATTTTGTACTCATTTGTATCAACTCCAGAGGTAAGAATAGGAATTGCCTTTGGAAGTGGTGGAAGCCAGTCACTCCCTGCAACAGAGCTGCCTGGTGTTTCTTCTTGGCTG GTCAAAATTCTCACTGATACAATTGTTAAAACAATGGTCGAACCTCGCCGCCGTTGTTTCTCATTACCAGCAGTTGAGTTAAGGAAAAAGGCTGTTGGTGGAGTTATTCATGTGACTGTTATTTCCGCTTGCAAACTTTCCAGGGGTAGCTTTAAAGGAAGCCCTTCAAGAAGGCAACAATCTCTTTCTGATAAGGATAGTTCAGAAGAGCAGTTAGATGATAAAGAATTGCAAACTTTTGTGGAGGTTGAACTTGAACAGTTAACACGGAAAACAGATACAAGACAAGGCTCAAGTCCAAGATGGAATTCAATATTTAATATGGTTTTACATGAAGACACTGGAACTCTTCGTTTTAATCTTTACAATTGTACCCCAGGCAGTGTCAAGTTTGACTATCTAGCGAGTTGCGAGATAAAG GTGAAGTATGTTGCAGATGATTCTACAATGTTTTGGGCAATTGGTCCAAACTTAGGGGTAATTGCTGATCGTGCTGAGATCTGTGGCAAAGAAGTTGAATTGGTTGTTCCATTTGAGGGATCCAATTCAGGGGAG TTGACTGTCAGGCTCGTACTGAAAGAATGGCAATTTTCTGATGGTTCACATAGCTTCAACAAGTTTCCTGTCAGCTCATTGCAATCAATTAATGGATCATCAAATAGTTTTCCAAGAACAGGAAGAAAGATTAATGTAATCGTTGTGGAGGGAAAGGATCTTACTGGAAAAGAAAGGTCTGGAAAATGTAACCCATATGTTAAACTGCAGTATGGAAAg GTTTTGCAAAAAACAAGGACTGCACATGCTTGTATATGGAATCAGAAATTTGAACTAGATGAGATTGGAGGCGGTGAGTACCTTAAGATTAAATGCTTCAATGAAGAAGTATTTGGAGATGACAGCATAGGTAGTGCACGAGTAAATATGGAAGGACTGGTGGATGGTTCAATCAGGGACGTGTGGGTGCCTCTTGAAAATGTGACTTCTGGAGAGCTGAGGCTTCAAATAGAAGCATTCAGAGCTGATGATTATGATGGCTCAAAG GGTTCTACTGCAGGAGGTTCAAACAATGGTTGGATTGAACTAGTTATTATTGAAGGGAAGGATCTTATAGCTGCTGATATCAGAGGGACAAGTGATCCATACGTAAGGGTGCAATACGGAAACTTAAAGAAGAGAACGAAG ATCATGTACAAAACTTTGAATCCCAAGTGGAATCAGACCTTAGAGTTCCCTGATGATGGAGGTCCATTAATGTTGCATGTCAAAGACCATAATGCTTTACTACCCACATCAAGTATAGGTGATTGTACTGTCGAATATCAGAGATTACCACCGAACCAGATGTCTGACAAGTGGATACCTCTCCAAGGAGTGAAAAGGGGAGAGATCCATATTCAAATCACCCGGAGAGTTCCAGAAGTACACAGGAGACATAGTTTAGATACTGAACCTTCTTTCACTAAATCTCACCAGTTTGCTGGTCAG GCGAGAGGGATGATTAGCAAGTTTCAATCTTTGATTGAGGATGGTGATCTGGAGTCGCTCTCGGAGGCTCTGAGTGAGATGGAGAGCTTAGAGGACATGCAAGAAGATTACATGTTACAGCTAGAGACAGAGCAAGCTCTGCTTCTGGACAAAATAAAGGAGCTTGGACAGGAAATCTTTAGCTCATCAACTCCATTGAGCAGAAGATCTTCTGTAATCTGA
- the LOC136217945 gene encoding CRM-domain containing factor CFM3, chloroplastic/mitochondrial, producing the protein MAIITTAKLTELPFRKPLPFTSHSLFSFTARPSIHSFKKPLSSSSSSSSSSSLRTERNPKPNNSKSPWLSKWDPPNPSSVQNSTPPAKVTQSNVEEKPRYWSKDKGQNAIERIVLRLRNLGIGSDDEDEEEDEVEDFNSHELAQVTGEERLTDLLQREWVRPDTIFSNDKDGESDYSVLPWERKEDERKGREAGEGAGGRERIRTAKAPTLAELTLEDEELRRLRRIGMFIRERISVPKAGLTKEVMEKIHDTWRKQELVRLKFHEVLAHDMKTAHEITERRTGGLVIWKAGSVMMVYRGTNYEGPPSKSQSVNRERDALFVPDVSSAGTTATRSENVDLALEKKEVVVRRSDFIENMTEEEAEFNSLLDELGPRFEGYWGTGILPVDADLLPPKVPGYKTPFRLLPTGMRSRLTNAEMTNLRKVAKSIPCHFALGRNRNHQGLALAIIKLWEKSLIAKIAVKRGIQNTNNKLMADEIKTLTGGVLLLRNKYYIVIYRGKDFLPTSVAAALAERQELTKQIQDAEEKERNRGVEATSSGEVKEKALAGTLAEFYEAQAQWGREISAEERERMMEDASRAKTARIMKRIEHKLYIAQAKKQRAERLLAKVEASMIPSGPDYDQETITDEERAMFRRVGLRMKAYLPIGIRGVFDGVIENMHLHWKHRELVKLISKQKTLAFLEDTARLLEFESGGILVAIERVPKGFALIYYRGKNYQRPIKLRPRNLLTKAKALKRSVAMQRHEALSQHIAELESTIEQMKKEIGFSLEEGENSLTSEEQAQLNHVSELSQSEDEDEDEDSLIGSEEGEDDSDDDDDSGIDWEADGDFELSDFENDDRPLTKNV; encoded by the exons ATGGCCATTATAACTACTGCCAAATTAACAGAACTACCATTCAGAAAGCCACTTCCTTTCACCTCTCATTCCCTCTTCTCTTTCACCGCAAGGCCCTCAATTCACTCCTTTAAGAAGcccttatcttcttcttcttcttcttcttcttcttcttcactccGAACTGAAAGAAACCCTAAACCCAATAATTCCAAGTCtccttggctttccaagtgggaCCCTCCTAATCCTTCCTCGGTTCAAAATTCTACCCCTCCTGCAAAAGTCACCCAATCTAACGTCGAAGAGAAGCCTCGCTACTGGAGCAAAGATAAAGGCCAAAATGCAATAGAGAGAATCGTTCTCCGCTTGAGAAATTTGGGGATAGGATCGGACGATGAGGACGAAGAGGAGGATGAGGTAGAAGACTTCAACAGTCACGAATTAGCTCAAGTCACCGGAGAGGAGAGATTGACTGATCTATTGCAGAGAGAATGGGTCCGCCCGGACACTATCTTTAGCAATGATAAAGATGGAGAGAGCGACTATTCGGTTTTGCCATGGGAGAGGAAGGAAGATGAGAGGAAGGGGAGAGAGGCGGGAGAAGGAGCGGGAGGTAGAGAGAGGATAAGAACTGCTAAGGCTCCAACATTGgcggaattgacacttgaggaTGAGGAATTAAGAAGACTCAGGAGAATTGGGATGTTCATTAGAGAGAGGATTAGTGTCCCCAAAGCTGGGCTTACAAAGGAAGTTATGGAGAAAATTCATGATACATGGAGGAAGCAGGAGCTTGTTAGGCTTAAATTTCATGAGGTGCTTGCACATGATATGAAGACTGCCCATGAGATAACTGAG CGTCGAACAGGAGGATTAGTTATATGGAAAGCAGGAAGTGTCATGATGGTGTACCGTGGTACTAACTATGAAGGTCCTCCATCTAAATCTCAGTCTGTTAATAGAGAAAGAGATGCTCTTTTTGTCCCAGATGTTTCATCTGCAGGGACTACTGCAACAAGGAGTGAGAATGTTGATTTGGCTTTGGAGAAGAAGGAAGTAGTTGTGAGAAGAAGTGACTTTATTGAAAACATGACTGAAGAGGAGGCTGAATTTAACAGCCTATTAGATGAACTAGGTCCTCGTTTTGAAGGGTATTGGGGAACAGGAATACTTCCAGTGGATGCTGACTTACTTCCTCCAAAAGTTCCTGGTTATAAAACACCCTTTAGGCTTCTTCCAACAGGAATGAGGTCAAGGCTTACAAATGCGGAGATGACTAATTTGCGGAAagttgctaaatcaattccttGTCATTTTGCCCTCG GGAGAAACAGGAACCATCAAGGATTGGCACTTGCAATTATCAAACTTTGGGAGAAAAGTCTAATTGCAAAGATTGCTGTTAAACGAGGCATCCAGAATACAAATAATAAACTAATGGCTGATGAGATAAAG ACATTAACAGGAGGAGTGTTATTGCTTAGAAACAAGTATTACATAGTCATATACCGTGGAAAGGATTTTTTGCCAACAAGTGTTGCTGCTGCTCTAGCAGAGAGACAAGAACTAACGAAGCAGATTCAAGATGCTGAAGAAAAAGAACGTAACAGGGGAGTGGAGGCAACATCATCTGGGGAAGTTAAAGAGAAAGCGCTTGCAGGCACTTTGGCAGAGTTTTATGAGGCTCAAGCACAGTGGGGAAGAGAGATATCTGCTGAAGAACGTGAAAGGATGATGGAAGATGCCTCCAGAGCAAAAACAGCCAGAATCATGAAACGCATTgagcataaattatatatt GCCCAAGCGAAAAAGCAAAGAGCAGAAAGACTCTTAGCCAAGGTAGAAGCCTCTATGATTCCTTCTGGTCCTGATTATGACCAAGAAACAATCACTGATGAGGAACGAGCAATGTTCCGTAGAGTTGGCCTGAGGATGAAAGCATACTTGCCTATTG GAATTCGTGGTGTTTTTGATGGTGTCATTGAGAATATGCATTTGCACTGGAAGCATAGAGAACTTGTGAAGCTAATTTCCAAACAAAAGACACTTGCATTTCTTGAAGATACTGCTAGGTTACTGGAATTTGAGAGTGGAGGGATACTGGTAGCAATAGAAAGAGTACCCAAAGGATTTGCTCTTATTTACTACCGTGGGAAGAATTATCAGCGACCAATTAAGCTGAGGCCAAGAAATCTTCTGACCAAGGCAAAAGCACTGAAGCGTTCTGTAGCCATGCAACGACATGAG GCTCTTAGCCAGCACATAGCAGAATTGGAAAGCACAATAGAGCAAATGAAGAAAGAAATT GGTTTTTCTCTAGAGGAAGGTGAGAATAGTTTGACTTCAGAGGAACAGGCCCAGTTAAATCATGTCTCAGAACTTTCCCAA agtgaagatgaagatgaagatgaggattcattgATTGGATCTGAAGAAGGAGAAGACGATAGTGACGATGATGATGATAGTGGCATTGATTGGGAAGCTGATGGAGATTTTGAACTTTCAGACTTTGAAAATGATGATCGCCCATTGACAAAAAATGTTTGA